The following proteins are encoded in a genomic region of Streptomyces lunaelactis:
- the pdhA gene encoding pyruvate dehydrogenase (acetyl-transferring) E1 component subunit alpha — translation MTVQELPGAASAYRPTPPPAWKPRTDPTPLLPDPEPYRVLGTEAAAGTDPELLLRLYAELVRGRRYNVQATALTKQGRLAVYPSSTGQEACEVAAALALEERDWLFPSYRDTLAAVARGLDPVQALTLLRGDWHTGYDPREHRIAPLCTPLATQLPHAVGLAHAARLKGDDVVALAMVGDGGTSEGDFHEALNFAAVWRAPVVFLVQNNGFAISVPLAKQTAAPSLAHKAVGYGMPGRLVDGNDAAAVHEVLGEAVARARRGGGPTLIEAVTYRIDAHTNADDATRYRGEAEVETWRAHDPIRLLERELTERGLLDEDGIRAAADAAETMAADLRERMNADAVLEPMDLFEHVYAEQTSQLREQAAQLRAELDAEGEAR, via the coding sequence ATGACGGTCCAAGAGCTGCCCGGTGCCGCTTCCGCCTACCGGCCCACCCCGCCCCCGGCGTGGAAGCCCCGCACCGACCCCACACCGCTGCTCCCGGACCCGGAGCCGTATCGCGTGCTCGGTACGGAGGCCGCGGCAGGGACCGACCCCGAGCTGCTGCTGCGGCTGTACGCGGAGCTGGTGCGCGGCCGCAGGTACAACGTCCAGGCCACCGCCCTGACCAAGCAGGGCCGGCTCGCGGTCTACCCCTCGAGCACCGGGCAGGAGGCATGCGAGGTGGCCGCGGCGCTGGCGCTGGAGGAGCGGGACTGGCTCTTCCCCAGCTACCGCGACACCCTGGCGGCCGTGGCCCGGGGCCTGGACCCCGTACAGGCGCTGACGCTGCTGCGCGGCGACTGGCACACCGGGTACGACCCGCGTGAGCACCGCATAGCTCCCCTGTGCACCCCGCTCGCCACCCAGCTGCCGCACGCCGTGGGGCTGGCGCACGCCGCCCGCCTCAAGGGCGACGACGTCGTCGCGCTGGCCATGGTCGGCGACGGCGGCACCAGCGAGGGCGACTTCCACGAGGCGCTGAACTTCGCCGCGGTGTGGCGGGCCCCCGTCGTCTTCCTCGTCCAGAACAACGGCTTCGCGATCTCGGTGCCGCTGGCCAAGCAGACCGCCGCACCCTCGCTCGCCCACAAGGCCGTGGGGTACGGAATGCCGGGCCGGCTCGTCGACGGTAACGACGCGGCCGCGGTGCACGAAGTGCTCGGCGAGGCCGTGGCGCGGGCCAGGCGCGGTGGCGGTCCGACGCTGATCGAGGCAGTGACGTACCGCATCGACGCCCATACGAACGCCGATGACGCGACCCGCTACCGGGGCGAGGCCGAGGTCGAGACCTGGCGTGCGCACGACCCGATCCGGCTGCTGGAGCGTGAGTTGACCGAGCGGGGGCTGCTCGACGAGGACGGCATACGGGCGGCGGCCGACGCGGCCGAGACGATGGCCGCGGATCTGCGCGAGCGGATGAACGCCGATGCGGTACTGGAACCGATGGACCTGTTCGAGCACGTCTACGCCGAGCAGACCAGCCAGCTGCGCGAGCAGGCGGCGCAGCTGCGGGCCGAGCTGGACGCGGAGGGAGAGGCGCGATGA
- a CDS encoding alpha-ketoacid dehydrogenase subunit beta: MTTAAVKPASMAQALQRAMRDAMAEDPAVHVLGEDVGALGGVFRVTDGLAKEFGEDRCTDTPLAEAGILGTAVGMAMYGLRPVVEMQFDAFAYPAFEQLISHVARMRNRTRGGMPLPITVRVPYGGGIGGVEHHSDSSEAYYMATPGLHVVTPSTVDDAYGLLRAAIASDDPVVFLEPKRLYWSKAQWSPDAPSAVEPIGRAVVRRTGRSATLITYGPSVPVCMEAAEAAAAEGWDLEVVDLRSLVPFDDETVCASVRRTGRAVVVHESTGFGGPGGEIAARVTERCFHHLEAPVLRVAGFDIPYPPPMLERHHLPGVDRVLDAVARLQWEAGS; the protein is encoded by the coding sequence ATGACCACGGCCGCGGTGAAGCCCGCTTCCATGGCGCAGGCCTTGCAGCGCGCGATGCGCGACGCGATGGCCGAGGACCCGGCCGTTCATGTGCTGGGGGAGGACGTCGGCGCGCTCGGCGGGGTCTTCCGGGTCACGGACGGGCTCGCCAAAGAGTTCGGCGAGGACCGCTGTACGGACACCCCGCTCGCGGAGGCGGGCATCCTCGGCACGGCCGTCGGCATGGCGATGTACGGGCTGCGGCCGGTCGTCGAGATGCAGTTCGACGCCTTCGCGTATCCGGCGTTCGAGCAGCTGATCAGCCATGTGGCACGGATGCGGAACCGCACGCGGGGCGGAATGCCGCTGCCGATCACGGTGCGTGTGCCGTACGGCGGCGGGATCGGCGGCGTCGAGCACCACAGCGACTCGTCCGAGGCGTACTACATGGCGACTCCGGGGCTCCATGTCGTCACGCCGTCGACGGTCGACGACGCCTACGGGCTGCTGCGGGCGGCGATCGCCTCCGACGACCCCGTGGTCTTCCTGGAGCCGAAGCGGCTGTACTGGTCGAAGGCGCAGTGGTCGCCGGACGCACCGTCCGCGGTCGAGCCGATAGGCCGGGCCGTCGTCCGGCGCACCGGGCGCAGCGCCACGCTCATCACGTACGGGCCCTCCGTGCCGGTGTGCATGGAGGCGGCGGAGGCCGCCGCGGCCGAGGGCTGGGACCTGGAAGTCGTCGATCTGCGCTCGCTGGTGCCCTTCGACGACGAGACGGTCTGCGCGTCCGTGCGGCGTACGGGCCGGGCGGTCGTCGTCCATGAATCGACCGGCTTCGGAGGTCCCGGCGGGGAGATCGCCGCCCGGGTGACGGAGCGCTGCTTCCACCATCTGGAGGCGCCGGTGCTGCGGGTTGCCGGATTCGACATTCCGTATCCGCCGCCGATGCTCGAGCGGCACCATCTGCCGGGAGTCGACCGGGTGCTGGACGCGGTGGCGCGACTGCAGTGGGAGGCGGGGAGCTGA
- a CDS encoding dihydrolipoamide acetyltransferase family protein — MAQVLEFKLPDLGEGLTEAEIVRWLVAVGDVVAIDQPVVEVETAKAMVEVPCPYGGVVTARFGEEGTELPVGAPLLTVAVGAVESAGAAAALGSAGLSASGGESSGESSGNVLVGYGTGAPAARRRRIRPAAPGAELGNGARPAGRAEAQAPTRAPVPVPAAVPAAAPPPGPEASGPVPVISPLVRRLAREHDLDLRQLSGSGPDGLILRADVEYAVRAAGTTDVPDTAAVAATAAAVGGGRGERVPLRGVRGAVADKLSRSRREIPDATCWVDADATELMAARASMNAAGGPKISLLALLARICTAALARHPELNSTVDMEAREIVRLHEVHLGFAAQTERGLVVPVVRDAHSRSAESLAAEFGRLTDAAREGKLTPADLTGGTFTLNNYGVFGVDGSTPIINHPEAAMLGVGRIVPKPWVHRGELAVRQVVQLSLTFDHRVCDGGTAGGFLRFVADCVEHPAVLLRSL, encoded by the coding sequence ATGGCTCAGGTGCTCGAATTCAAGCTCCCGGACCTTGGCGAAGGTCTGACCGAGGCGGAGATCGTCCGTTGGCTGGTGGCCGTCGGCGATGTCGTCGCGATCGACCAGCCGGTCGTCGAGGTCGAGACGGCCAAGGCGATGGTGGAGGTGCCGTGCCCGTACGGGGGTGTGGTGACCGCGCGCTTCGGTGAGGAGGGTACGGAACTGCCGGTCGGTGCACCGCTGTTGACGGTTGCGGTGGGTGCCGTGGAGTCGGCCGGGGCGGCTGCGGCCCTGGGCTCGGCCGGGCTCTCGGCTTCCGGTGGCGAGTCCTCCGGCGAGTCGTCCGGGAACGTGCTGGTCGGCTATGGGACGGGGGCGCCGGCGGCTCGCAGGCGCCGCATCCGCCCGGCCGCGCCCGGGGCGGAGCTCGGAAACGGCGCCCGGCCGGCCGGGCGCGCCGAGGCACAGGCGCCGACGCGTGCCCCCGTGCCCGTACCGGCCGCCGTGCCCGCGGCTGCGCCCCCACCCGGGCCCGAAGCTTCCGGGCCAGTGCCCGTGATCTCGCCGCTCGTCCGCAGGCTCGCGCGTGAACACGATCTCGATCTGCGGCAGTTGAGCGGGTCCGGGCCGGACGGGCTGATCCTGCGCGCTGACGTCGAGTACGCCGTGCGCGCCGCCGGGACGACCGACGTACCCGACACCGCCGCAGTCGCTGCGACAGCGGCTGCCGTCGGTGGGGGGCGTGGAGAGCGCGTACCGCTGCGCGGCGTGCGCGGGGCCGTCGCCGACAAGCTCTCCCGCAGTCGGCGCGAGATACCCGACGCCACCTGCTGGGTCGATGCGGACGCGACCGAGCTGATGGCCGCGCGGGCCTCGATGAACGCCGCGGGCGGCCCGAAGATCTCGCTTCTCGCGCTGCTCGCCCGGATCTGCACGGCTGCTCTCGCGCGCCACCCGGAGCTCAACTCCACGGTGGACATGGAGGCAAGGGAGATCGTGCGCCTTCACGAGGTGCATCTCGGCTTCGCGGCGCAGACCGAGCGGGGGCTTGTCGTCCCCGTAGTCCGGGATGCGCACAGCCGCTCGGCCGAGTCGCTGGCCGCGGAGTTCGGGAGGCTGACGGACGCGGCCAGAGAAGGGAAGCTGACTCCGGCGGACCTGACCGGTGGGACGTTCACGCTGAACAACTACGGGGTGTTCGGCGTCGACGGCTCCACGCCGATCATCAATCACCCGGAGGCGGCCATGCTCGGCGTGGGCCGGATCGTGCCCAAGCCGTGGGTGCACCGGGGCGAGCTGGCCGTCCGCCAGGTCGTCCAGCTCTCCCTCACCTTCGACCACCGGGTCTGTGACGGCGGCACGGCGGGCGGTTTCCTGCGCTTTGTGGCCGACTGCGTGGAGCATCCGGCGGTTCTGCTGCGCAGCCTGTAG
- a CDS encoding NTP transferase domain-containing protein, producing MTAYDAIVLAGGAAKRLGGADKPAVSVGGRALLDRVLGVCRDAGRTVVVGGRRATVRPVVWAREEPPGGGPLAALDAGVRQVEAQSVLVLSADLPFLGERTVRELIGALDTSGQEAALLTDPGGRDQPLVAAYRTEPLRRELALLAAEYGSLTGLPLRLLTQELDLARIAAEPLASFDCDTWEDIFAARARIREHGNVLDEWITAVKDELGIDLDVDIGVLLDLARDAAHGVARPAAPLTTFLVGYAAASAGGGGPEAVAEAARKAAALALRWADEADRADQAGAGPTAPGTAAGDSTRTDEADAG from the coding sequence ATGACCGCGTATGACGCCATCGTGCTCGCCGGAGGTGCCGCGAAGCGGCTGGGCGGGGCCGACAAGCCGGCGGTGAGCGTGGGCGGGCGGGCCCTGCTCGACCGTGTGCTCGGGGTGTGCCGCGACGCGGGGCGCACCGTCGTCGTCGGGGGGCGCCGGGCCACCGTGCGCCCCGTGGTCTGGGCGCGCGAGGAGCCTCCGGGCGGCGGACCGCTCGCCGCGCTGGACGCCGGGGTGCGGCAGGTCGAGGCACAGTCCGTCCTCGTGCTCTCGGCCGATCTGCCGTTCCTGGGGGAGCGGACGGTACGCGAGCTGATCGGCGCTCTCGACACGAGCGGGCAGGAGGCTGCCCTGCTCACCGATCCCGGCGGCCGCGACCAGCCCCTCGTAGCGGCGTACCGCACCGAACCGCTGCGCCGTGAACTGGCTCTTCTCGCTGCCGAGTACGGGAGTCTGACCGGGCTGCCGTTGCGTCTGCTGACGCAGGAACTGGACCTCGCCCGGATCGCCGCGGAGCCACTGGCCTCTTTCGACTGCGACACCTGGGAGGACATCTTCGCGGCCCGGGCCCGTATCAGGGAGCATGGGAACGTGCTGGACGAATGGATTACCGCAGTCAAGGACGAACTCGGCATCGACCTCGACGTCGACATCGGCGTCCTGCTCGACCTCGCGCGGGATGCCGCGCACGGTGTCGCCCGCCCCGCCGCACCGCTCACCACCTTCCTGGTGGGTTACGCGGCGGCCTCGGCGGGCGGTGGCGGTCCGGAGGCGGTCGCGGAGGCCGCCCGTAAGGCCGCCGCGCTCGCCCTGCGCTGGGCCGACGAGGCGGATCGGGCCGACCAGGCCGGAGCGGGACCAACCGCTCCCGGCACTGCTGCCGGGGACTCCACCAGGACCGACGAGGCCGACGCCGGATGA
- a CDS encoding molybdopterin molybdotransferase MoeA, with product MTGQDHGADARGHAVGPVHKADAAESEVDGVEEALALVGRQTRQEPAPGPAATRHRATPWPDARALAARLGRAAPLRSRRVPLDQALGQVLAEPLAALCDLPSFDTSAMDGWAVAGPGPWTIQGDGSILAGHGDASPLPDGAAVRIATGARIPPEATAVIRGEHSRADADRRQLHAEREVIPGQDIRPRGQECRSGDELLPAASLVTPAVLGLAAAAGYDELLTVRRPRVEVLVLGDELLTAGLPHDGLIRDALGPMIGPWLRALGVEVIATRRLGDDAEALHEAVTTSGADLLLTTGGTAAGPVDHVHPVLRKAGAELLVDGVAVRPGHPMLLARLAPDTPRPDPHGPDPHGPDARLPARYLVGLPGNPLAAVSGLLTLAEPLLRALAGRPSPAPYRGPVRDQVHGHPYDTRLVPFVHRADQLVPLHYNGPAMLRGIAAADGLAVVPPGGARVGVELEVLDLPWSAAFAGGGCFT from the coding sequence ATGACCGGTCAGGATCATGGGGCCGATGCCAGGGGCCACGCCGTGGGCCCCGTGCACAAGGCCGACGCGGCCGAGTCCGAGGTGGACGGCGTCGAGGAAGCCCTCGCGCTGGTCGGCCGGCAGACGCGGCAGGAGCCCGCACCCGGCCCCGCCGCGACCCGGCACCGCGCCACCCCCTGGCCCGACGCCCGCGCCCTCGCCGCCCGCCTGGGGCGCGCCGCCCCGCTCCGTAGCCGGCGCGTGCCCCTCGATCAGGCGCTGGGCCAGGTGCTCGCCGAGCCGCTCGCCGCGCTCTGTGATCTGCCCTCCTTCGACACCTCCGCCATGGACGGATGGGCCGTCGCGGGCCCGGGTCCATGGACCATCCAGGGCGACGGCTCGATCCTCGCCGGGCACGGCGACGCCTCGCCGCTCCCCGACGGCGCGGCCGTGCGCATCGCCACCGGCGCCCGTATCCCTCCCGAGGCCACCGCGGTGATCCGCGGCGAGCACTCCCGTGCCGACGCGGACAGGCGCCAGCTGCACGCCGAGCGTGAGGTGATCCCCGGTCAGGACATCCGGCCGCGGGGTCAGGAGTGCCGCTCCGGCGACGAACTCCTGCCCGCCGCCTCCCTGGTGACCCCCGCCGTACTCGGACTCGCCGCGGCCGCCGGTTACGACGAGCTGCTCACCGTCCGCAGGCCGCGGGTCGAAGTCCTCGTCCTCGGCGATGAGCTGCTCACGGCGGGACTCCCCCACGACGGTCTCATCCGTGACGCCCTCGGTCCGATGATCGGCCCGTGGCTGCGGGCTCTCGGCGTCGAGGTCATCGCCACACGCCGACTCGGTGACGACGCCGAGGCCCTCCACGAGGCTGTCACCACCTCCGGCGCGGACCTGCTCCTGACCACCGGTGGGACGGCTGCGGGGCCGGTGGACCATGTCCACCCGGTCCTGCGGAAGGCCGGCGCCGAGCTGCTGGTCGACGGGGTCGCGGTACGGCCCGGCCATCCGATGCTGCTGGCCCGGCTCGCCCCTGACACGCCTCGACCGGACCCGCACGGGCCCGATCCGCACGGGCCGGACGCGCGTCTCCCCGCCCGGTATCTGGTGGGCCTGCCCGGCAATCCCCTCGCCGCCGTGTCCGGGCTCCTCACCCTCGCCGAGCCCCTCCTGCGTGCACTCGCGGGCCGGCCGTCCCCTGCCCCGTATCGCGGGCCAGTACGGGACCAGGTGCACGGGCATCCGTACGACACCCGCCTGGTGCCCTTCGTCCACCGCGCCGACCAGTTGGTTCCGCTGCACTACAACGGACCCGCCATGCTGCGCGGTATCGCCGCCGCCGATGGTCTGGCCGTCGTTCCGCCGGGCGGCGCGCGGGTCGGGGTTGAGCTGGAGGTCCTCGATCTGCCCTGGTCGGCCGCGTTCGCCGGCGGCGGGTGTTTCACGTGA
- a CDS encoding bacterial proteasome activator family protein, which yields MEMPRNERSQESPHVLIVGQDGKALGGGDGDDESREVPVTEMVEQPAKVMRIGSMIKQLLEEVRAAPLDEASRVRLKAIHASSVKELEDGLAPELVEELERLSLPFTDEAIPSEAELRIAQAQLVGWLEGLFHGIQTALFAQQMAARAQLEQMRRALPPGASHEDDDEGPHGAIRSGPYL from the coding sequence ATGGAGATGCCGAGGAATGAACGGTCGCAAGAGAGCCCCCACGTACTCATCGTGGGACAGGACGGGAAGGCACTCGGCGGCGGTGACGGTGACGACGAGTCGCGCGAGGTCCCGGTGACGGAGATGGTCGAACAGCCTGCGAAGGTCATGCGGATCGGCAGCATGATCAAGCAGCTGCTGGAGGAAGTCAGGGCAGCACCTCTGGACGAGGCGAGCCGGGTACGGCTCAAGGCGATCCACGCCAGCTCGGTGAAGGAGCTGGAAGACGGCCTCGCCCCCGAGCTCGTCGAGGAACTCGAACGCCTCAGCCTCCCCTTCACGGACGAGGCGATCCCCTCCGAGGCCGAACTGCGCATTGCGCAGGCCCAGTTGGTGGGCTGGCTCGAGGGCCTTTTCCACGGAATCCAGACGGCCCTGTTCGCCCAGCAGATGGCGGCCCGCGCCCAACTCGAACAAATGCGCCGCGCCCTCCCGCCGGGCGCCTCCCACGAGGACGACGACGAAGGCCCGCACGGCGCGATCCGCTCGGGCCCGTACTTGTAG
- a CDS encoding FtsX-like permease family protein, producing MITWYHSWRAAIRIARRDAWRFKGRSFLVLAMIALPILGVSAADVTLRSAELSTEQGLERSLGGADARLTDPGLGGVPVKQSPDAESYVPVGDFDGKPWPEGRTDIRKVLPAGAKFLTDSIGSAKLRTTHGLLNTEIRELKASDPMAKGLLAVDRGRLPQKADEVAATTHFLESSGLKVGSALAARGLDREYKIVGAYELPGSLKTDQVNALPGAVLAPLGKALEKAGLPGSEPSTTHLVSLAGGFTWNMVKEVNAKGVTVNSRVVALDPPARSEVPIYQEEGWGDFEESTAAKAAALAAVGTVVGLAMLEICLLAGPAFAVGARRSRRQLGLVGANGGDRRHIRAIVLAGGLVIGVAAAVVGTILGLLLTFALRPLLEDYMGKRFGSFDIRPLELLGIGLLAVVTGLMAAIVPAITSSRQTVLASLTGRRGVRKSSRVLPVIGLIAVILGAAVALYGSTMTDQFIVVAGGSALAELGVVALTPALVGLFGRTGRILPLSPRLALRDAVRNRGRTAPAVAAVLAAVAGTVAVATYAASADAQGEAQYTARLPYGAVSVMLDEAGGRDVPSVRATVQKLLPIDVRADVDRISVGKPNCPMYGDGEGCGRYEVVVPTANECPLWKTDPARPDEDPAAKFSKAERRKLGDDWRCKEVGGGGVYADSGVLVGDAKLLKVLKIDDAEAEKALAAGQIVSFDKRNVDAKGKIGIRLVTDIKAADAASEKGKEAPGEIKSFGVHQAAAETNSYGIAMIVPPAAVKASGMATVPLGAYFSTDKMPSSEQRQRLSGELDKTGSDVSLNIEEGYTSDNSIILLALTVFAGLITIGAAGIATGLAQADAEADLKTLAAVGAPPRVRRTLSGFQCGVVAAMGVLLGSAAGVLPAIGLRLTEKRQQLKWYQDALDQGFGSMQTPPHVPIIVPWATLAALLVAVPVGAAILAALVTRSRGALSRRAAT from the coding sequence GTGATCACCTGGTACCACTCCTGGCGGGCGGCGATCCGGATCGCCCGCCGTGACGCCTGGCGCTTCAAGGGACGCAGCTTCCTCGTCCTCGCCATGATCGCCCTGCCCATCCTCGGCGTGAGCGCCGCGGATGTGACCCTGCGCAGCGCCGAGCTCTCCACGGAGCAGGGCCTTGAGCGTTCGCTGGGTGGCGCCGATGCCCGGCTGACCGACCCCGGCCTGGGCGGGGTGCCCGTCAAGCAGTCCCCGGACGCCGAAAGCTATGTGCCGGTGGGGGACTTCGACGGCAAGCCGTGGCCCGAGGGCAGGACGGACATCAGGAAGGTGCTGCCTGCCGGCGCCAAGTTCCTGACCGACTCGATCGGTTCGGCCAAGCTGCGCACCACGCACGGCCTGCTGAACACCGAGATCCGTGAGCTCAAGGCCTCGGACCCGATGGCCAAGGGCCTCCTGGCCGTCGACCGCGGCCGGCTCCCGCAGAAGGCCGACGAGGTCGCCGCGACCACGCACTTCCTGGAGAGCAGCGGCCTGAAGGTGGGCTCCGCCCTTGCGGCACGCGGCCTCGACCGCGAGTACAAGATCGTCGGCGCGTACGAACTCCCGGGCTCGCTCAAAACCGACCAGGTCAACGCGCTCCCGGGCGCGGTGCTCGCGCCGCTCGGCAAGGCCCTCGAAAAGGCCGGGCTGCCCGGTTCGGAGCCGAGCACCACGCATCTGGTGTCCCTTGCCGGTGGTTTCACGTGGAACATGGTCAAGGAGGTCAACGCCAAGGGCGTGACGGTCAATTCGCGCGTCGTGGCTCTCGACCCGCCTGCCAGGTCCGAGGTGCCGATCTACCAGGAAGAGGGCTGGGGCGACTTCGAGGAGAGCACGGCCGCCAAGGCCGCGGCCCTCGCGGCGGTGGGTACCGTCGTCGGCCTCGCCATGCTGGAGATCTGCCTGCTGGCAGGGCCCGCCTTCGCGGTCGGCGCCCGGCGTTCACGCCGCCAGCTCGGCCTGGTCGGCGCCAACGGCGGCGACCGCCGCCATATCCGTGCCATCGTCCTCGCCGGCGGTCTGGTGATCGGCGTCGCCGCCGCCGTGGTCGGCACGATCCTCGGCCTGCTTCTCACCTTCGCGCTGCGGCCGCTGCTCGAGGACTACATGGGCAAGCGCTTCGGCAGCTTCGACATACGGCCGCTCGAGCTCCTCGGCATCGGGCTGCTCGCCGTGGTCACAGGCCTGATGGCGGCGATCGTCCCGGCCATCACCTCGTCCCGGCAGACCGTGCTGGCCTCGCTCACCGGACGCCGTGGCGTACGGAAGAGCAGCCGGGTGCTCCCGGTGATCGGGCTGATCGCGGTCATTCTGGGCGCGGCGGTCGCGCTCTACGGGTCGACGATGACCGACCAGTTCATCGTTGTCGCGGGCGGCAGCGCCCTCGCCGAGCTGGGCGTGGTCGCGCTGACCCCCGCCCTGGTGGGCCTGTTCGGCAGGACCGGGCGCATCCTGCCGCTCTCCCCGCGGCTCGCGCTGCGCGACGCGGTACGCAACCGGGGCCGTACGGCTCCCGCCGTCGCCGCGGTGCTGGCAGCCGTCGCGGGCACGGTCGCCGTGGCGACGTACGCCGCGAGCGCGGACGCGCAGGGCGAGGCCCAGTACACGGCACGTCTGCCCTACGGCGCGGTCTCGGTGATGCTCGACGAGGCCGGCGGACGGGACGTCCCGTCGGTGCGTGCCACCGTGCAGAAGCTGCTGCCCATCGACGTACGGGCCGATGTGGACCGGATCTCGGTCGGCAAGCCCAACTGCCCGATGTACGGCGACGGGGAGGGCTGCGGCCGCTACGAAGTGGTCGTGCCCACGGCCAACGAATGCCCGCTGTGGAAGACCGACCCGGCGCGCCCGGACGAGGACCCCGCGGCGAAGTTCAGCAAGGCCGAACGGCGCAAGCTCGGCGACGACTGGCGCTGCAAGGAGGTCGGGGGCGGTGGGGTCTATGCCGACAGCGGTGTGCTGGTCGGCGACGCGAAGCTGCTGAAGGTGCTGAAGATCGACGACGCGGAGGCCGAGAAGGCTCTGGCGGCGGGGCAGATCGTCTCGTTCGACAAGCGCAACGTCGACGCCAAGGGCAAGATCGGCATCCGTCTGGTCACCGACATCAAGGCGGCCGACGCGGCCTCGGAGAAGGGCAAGGAGGCGCCGGGCGAGATCAAGTCGTTCGGCGTGCACCAGGCCGCCGCTGAGACGAACTCGTACGGCATCGCGATGATCGTGCCGCCCGCCGCGGTCAAGGCCTCGGGCATGGCCACAGTGCCGCTGGGTGCGTACTTCTCCACCGACAAGATGCCGAGCAGCGAGCAGCGCCAGCGGCTCTCCGGCGAGCTGGACAAGACCGGCTCGGACGTCAGTCTCAACATCGAGGAGGGCTATACCAGCGACAACAGCATCATCCTGCTGGCACTGACCGTCTTCGCCGGACTGATCACCATCGGTGCGGCCGGTATCGCAACGGGCCTCGCCCAGGCCGATGCCGAGGCCGATCTGAAGACCCTCGCGGCGGTCGGCGCACCGCCGCGGGTCCGCAGGACGCTCAGCGGATTCCAGTGCGGTGTGGTGGCAGCTATGGGTGTGCTGCTCGGCTCGGCGGCGGGTGTACTGCCGGCGATCGGGCTGCGGCTCACCGAGAAGCGCCAGCAGCTCAAGTGGTACCAGGACGCGCTTGACCAGGGCTTCGGCAGCATGCAGACACCGCCGCACGTGCCGATCATCGTCCCCTGGGCGACGCTGGCCGCGCTGCTGGTCGCGGTCCCGGTGGGCGCGGCGATCCTGGCGGCACTGGTCACCCGCTCCCGCGGGGCACTGTCCCGCCGCGCGGCCACCTGA
- a CDS encoding ABC transporter ATP-binding protein — translation MSDQHSQPSPSSQQPVLQLQQLTRVHGSGATEVHALRGINLDVFPGELVAVMGPSGSGKSTLLTIAGGLDVPTSGRVIVENTDITTADRKTLAALRRRSIGYVFQDYNLIPALTAAENVALPRELDGISARKAHGEAVAALEEMDLGQLADRFPDEMSGGQQQRVAIARALVGERRLVLADEPTGALDSETGESVLALLRSRCDGGAAGILVTHEPRFAAWADRVVFLRDGAVVDQTIRSQADSLLSGQAAEL, via the coding sequence ATGTCCGATCAGCATTCACAGCCGTCACCGTCGTCACAGCAGCCCGTGCTGCAACTCCAGCAACTGACCCGCGTCCACGGCAGCGGCGCCACCGAGGTGCACGCCCTGCGCGGCATCAACCTCGATGTCTTCCCCGGCGAACTCGTCGCCGTCATGGGCCCGTCGGGCTCCGGCAAGTCCACGCTGCTCACCATCGCGGGCGGTCTCGACGTCCCCACCTCGGGACGGGTGATTGTCGAGAACACCGACATCACCACCGCCGACCGCAAGACGCTCGCCGCCCTGCGCCGCCGCAGCATCGGCTATGTCTTCCAGGACTACAACCTCATCCCGGCCCTCACCGCCGCCGAGAACGTCGCCCTGCCGCGCGAACTCGACGGCATCTCCGCGCGCAAGGCCCATGGCGAGGCCGTCGCCGCGCTGGAGGAGATGGACCTCGGTCAGCTCGCCGACCGGTTCCCCGACGAGATGTCGGGCGGTCAGCAGCAGCGGGTGGCCATCGCCCGCGCCCTGGTCGGTGAGCGGCGCCTCGTACTCGCCGACGAGCCGACCGGCGCTCTGGACTCCGAGACCGGCGAGTCCGTCCTCGCTCTGCTGCGCTCGCGCTGCGACGGCGGCGCGGCCGGCATTCTCGTCACCCACGAACCGCGCTTCGCGGCCTGGGCGGACCGCGTGGTCTTCCTGCGCGACGGCGCCGTCGTCGACCAGACCATCCGCAGCCAGGCCGACTCGCTGCTCTCCGGCCAGGCGGCCGAGCTGTGA
- a CDS encoding PadR family transcriptional regulator translates to MSIRHGLLALLERGPRYGSQLRTEFESRTGATWPLNVGQVYTTLNRLERDGMVAQGGEDDAGHALYVITDTGRSELKSWFTTPVDRSSPPRDELAIKLAMAVGAPGVDIRAVIQSQRHHTVKAMQDYTRLKAQALAAIESGGPQERDDVAWLLVLEQLIFQTEAEARWLDHCEVRLIRISATADRGGERAADPAGPPAGAALIAPPAPSDSPGRPDSPGRPASAAHARHAPPPT, encoded by the coding sequence ATGTCGATTCGCCACGGGCTTCTCGCCCTCCTTGAGCGTGGGCCTCGCTACGGCTCTCAGCTCCGTACGGAGTTCGAGTCGCGCACCGGTGCCACCTGGCCGCTCAACGTCGGCCAGGTCTATACGACCCTCAACCGCCTGGAGCGCGACGGCATGGTCGCGCAGGGCGGCGAGGACGACGCCGGCCACGCTCTGTACGTCATCACCGATACCGGGCGCAGCGAGCTGAAGAGCTGGTTCACGACGCCCGTGGACCGCAGCAGTCCGCCCCGGGACGAGCTGGCCATCAAGCTCGCGATGGCGGTCGGCGCGCCCGGCGTGGACATCCGTGCCGTCATCCAGTCCCAGCGGCACCACACCGTGAAGGCGATGCAGGACTACACCCGGCTCAAGGCGCAGGCACTCGCCGCCATCGAGAGCGGCGGCCCGCAGGAGCGGGACGACGTGGCCTGGCTGCTCGTCCTGGAGCAACTGATCTTCCAGACCGAGGCCGAGGCGCGCTGGCTCGACCACTGCGAAGTCCGGCTCATCCGGATCTCCGCGACGGCCGATCGGGGAGGCGAGAGGGCAGCCGACCCGGCCGGGCCGCCGGCGGGCGCTGCCCTGATCGCGCCCCCGGCACCGTCGGACTCGCCGGGCCGGCCGGACTCACCGGGCCGGCCCGCGTCTGCGGCGCACGCTCGGCACGCGCCGCCGCCGACGTAG